One Aerococcus urinaeequi DNA segment encodes these proteins:
- the ruvX gene encoding Holliday junction resolvase RuvX, translated as MRYMGLDVGSKTVGVAVSDPFGWTAQGVEIIPIDEELEEFGLDRLGELIAEYKVEALVLGLPKNMNNSIGPRAEASQKYGQLVIDRFDLPVFYQDERLTTVQAERMLIANDVSRKKRKKVIDKLAAVLILQNYLDAHPS; from the coding sequence ATGCGATACATGGGATTAGATGTTGGGTCTAAAACAGTCGGCGTGGCTGTTTCTGATCCATTTGGATGGACTGCCCAAGGGGTAGAAATCATTCCAATCGATGAAGAATTAGAAGAATTCGGTTTGGACCGACTTGGCGAGTTGATTGCTGAGTATAAGGTAGAAGCGTTAGTTCTCGGTTTACCCAAGAATATGAACAATTCTATCGGCCCACGCGCTGAAGCATCACAAAAATACGGACAACTTGTGATAGACCGGTTTGATTTACCAGTCTTTTATCAGGATGAGCGTTTAACAACTGTTCAAGCAGAACGGATGTTAATTGCCAACGATGTCAGTCGTAAGAAGCGTAAGAAAGTGATCGATAAATTGGCCGCAGTATTGATTCTGCAGAATTATTTAGATGCCCACCCATCATAG
- a CDS encoding IreB family regulatory phosphoprotein — translation MSNKDETVLFNFGENNEKDVKETLEIVYDSLKEKGYNPVNQIVGYLLSGDPAYIPRHNEARNIIRYHDRDEILEELIVNYMKQSGRE, via the coding sequence ATGAGTAATAAAGATGAAACAGTCCTATTCAATTTCGGAGAAAACAACGAAAAGGATGTCAAAGAGACATTAGAAATCGTATATGATTCTCTTAAAGAAAAAGGTTACAACCCAGTAAATCAAATCGTTGGTTATTTATTATCTGGTGATCCAGCTTATATTCCACGTCATAACGAAGCGCGTAATATTATCCGTTATCATGACCGCGATGAAATTCTTGAAGAATTAATCGTGAATTACATGAAACAATCTGGTCGCGAGTAA